Proteins encoded within one genomic window of Candidatus Eisenbacteria bacterium:
- the ugpC gene encoding sn-glycerol-3-phosphate ABC transporter ATP-binding protein UgpC, whose translation MAGLELDAVSKVYANGQRAVDRVSLAVEAGRFLVLVGPSGCGKSSLLRMIAGLEAVSEGAIRFEDRVLNELPPRERDVAMVFQNYALYPHMSVFQNLAFGLELRRMPRADIERIVRETASTLGLEAKLPRLPRELSGGERQRVALGRALVRRPKLFLFDEPLSNLDAKLRVQMRGEIHRIHQRVEATMVYVTHDQVEAMTLGERIAVLKGGVLQQLADPDTLYHRPANQFVAGFIGSPPMNLLAARCDAESGVTIGESATNEAGRVTLSPAPEWFAQRRGGAVTFGIRPEDLSLRADGLAGRLPAVLEVREPLGNEVLLYWSTSAGPVVSRLAGESGPAVGTRLALGFAADKARWFDPASEAALG comes from the coding sequence ATGGCCGGACTCGAGCTGGACGCGGTTTCGAAGGTGTATGCGAACGGCCAGCGCGCGGTCGATCGTGTCAGTCTGGCGGTCGAAGCCGGTCGCTTCCTGGTGCTGGTGGGCCCCTCGGGCTGCGGCAAGTCGAGCCTGTTGCGCATGATTGCCGGGCTCGAGGCGGTGAGCGAAGGCGCGATCCGATTCGAAGATCGAGTGCTCAACGAACTGCCACCCCGCGAGCGCGATGTCGCGATGGTGTTCCAGAACTACGCGCTCTACCCGCACATGAGCGTGTTCCAGAACCTCGCGTTCGGACTCGAGCTGCGCCGCATGCCGCGCGCCGACATCGAGCGCATCGTGCGGGAGACCGCCTCGACGCTGGGGCTCGAGGCCAAGCTGCCGCGACTGCCGCGCGAGTTGTCGGGCGGTGAACGCCAGCGCGTCGCACTCGGTCGCGCGCTGGTGCGGCGCCCCAAGCTGTTCCTGTTCGACGAGCCGCTCTCGAACCTCGATGCCAAGCTGCGCGTGCAGATGCGCGGCGAGATCCATCGCATCCACCAGCGCGTCGAGGCGACCATGGTGTACGTGACGCACGATCAAGTGGAAGCCATGACGCTCGGCGAGCGCATCGCCGTCCTCAAAGGTGGCGTACTCCAGCAGCTCGCGGATCCCGACACGCTCTACCATCGACCCGCGAATCAGTTCGTGGCCGGCTTCATCGGCAGCCCGCCCATGAACCTGCTGGCGGCACGATGCGACGCAGAAAGTGGCGTAACGATCGGCGAGTCCGCCACCAACGAGGCCGGCCGCGTCACGCTGTCACCCGCACCCGAGTGGTTCGCGCAGCGCCGCGGCGGCGCCGTGACGTTCGGCATCCGTCCCGAAGATCTTTCGCTGCGCGCCGACGGCCTGGCTGGACGGCTGCCGGCGGTGCTCGAGGTTCGCGAGCCGCTCGGCAATGAAGTGCTGCTCTACTGGTCGACCTCCGCGGGACCGGTGGTGTCGCGGCTCGCGGGTGAGTCGGGTCCTGCGGTCGGCACACGACTGGCACTCGGGTTCGCG